One genomic region from Terasakiella sp. SH-1 encodes:
- the folP gene encoding dihydropteroate synthase, producing the protein MTIYTNDFGSPSLPRGFCTPDGDLSKTVYIRPLAPFKKGQFDFPLYEVALRTNSEVWRFKVTHNALMSWAEEEGEDLVVHVGKLLEHVESPRKNFAGLEVGMRPLIMGIVNVTPDSFSDGGDNFNPQHAIEHAKQMVANGVDILDIGGESTRPGAQAVGTDEEMRRVLPVIRGIRAAGLQAKVSIDTRHALVMKAAIEEGADIINDVTALEGEGALEVAAQLDVPVMLMHMQGEPQTMQENPTYDDCTLDIYDYLHERVRACEAVGLKQENICVDPGIGFGKTLDHNMAIMDQLALYHGLNCPVLLGASRKSFIAKICGDVAAKDRLPGSLAAAIKGANAGAQVVRVHDVAETRQALDVWSA; encoded by the coding sequence ATGACCATCTATACCAATGATTTCGGTTCCCCCTCTTTACCGCGTGGCTTTTGCACGCCGGACGGTGATCTTTCCAAGACTGTTTATATCCGCCCGCTTGCACCGTTTAAAAAAGGTCAGTTTGACTTTCCCTTATATGAAGTTGCCCTGCGCACAAATAGCGAGGTCTGGCGTTTTAAGGTGACTCATAATGCCTTGATGTCCTGGGCTGAAGAGGAAGGCGAGGATTTGGTCGTTCATGTGGGCAAGCTGCTGGAACATGTTGAAAGCCCAAGAAAGAATTTTGCTGGCCTTGAGGTCGGTATGCGTCCCTTGATCATGGGGATTGTCAATGTCACCCCGGACAGCTTTTCTGATGGTGGGGATAACTTTAATCCGCAGCACGCCATCGAACATGCCAAACAGATGGTCGCCAATGGGGTAGATATTCTGGATATTGGGGGCGAATCAACGCGCCCGGGGGCACAGGCTGTGGGGACAGATGAAGAAATGCGCCGGGTCTTGCCTGTGATCCGTGGTATTCGTGCTGCCGGGCTTCAGGCCAAGGTTTCTATCGATACTCGCCATGCCTTGGTGATGAAAGCAGCCATTGAAGAAGGGGCCGATATCATCAATGATGTGACCGCATTGGAAGGCGAAGGCGCGTTAGAAGTCGCGGCCCAGCTGGATGTGCCTGTCATGTTGATGCATATGCAGGGCGAGCCGCAAACCATGCAGGAAAACCCGACCTATGATGATTGCACACTCGATATTTATGATTATCTCCATGAACGGGTGCGTGCTTGTGAGGCTGTTGGTTTGAAGCAGGAAAATATCTGTGTTGATCCCGGCATCGGGTTTGGCAAGACGCTGGACCACAACATGGCGATCATGGATCAATTGGCCCTTTATCACGGTTTGAATTGCCCGGTTTTGCTGGGGGCATCGCGCAAAAGCTTTATTGCGAAAATTTGTGGGGATGTGGCGGCAAAAGACCGTTTGCCCGGTTCACTGGCGGCGGCCATCAAAGGGGCTAATGCCGGGGCGCAGGTCGTGCGGGTCCATGATGTGGCCGAAACCAGACAAGCCCTTGATGTTTGGTCGGCTTAA
- a CDS encoding DUF2726 domain-containing protein, with protein sequence MYDIIGYLLTLVMLVLFLRELAKKKKRNHFQQYDLSDPNNQLRFVSNASFKSKPLMERKVAHVFYDIENKLKARDLGERVFSEVALGAYLNTVQRDDNAFKSINSKRCDFLIINRYGQPICAVEYQGKEHYQGTARHRDAIKAIAHEKAGVAFLELFPEDSKDIIHAKLERALAA encoded by the coding sequence ATGTATGACATTATTGGTTATCTTTTAACTCTGGTTATGCTTGTCCTTTTTTTGCGTGAACTAGCCAAGAAAAAGAAGCGAAATCATTTCCAGCAATATGATCTCAGTGATCCCAATAATCAGCTTCGTTTTGTTTCAAATGCATCTTTCAAGTCAAAACCTTTGATGGAACGAAAGGTTGCCCATGTTTTTTACGATATCGAGAATAAATTGAAGGCAAGGGATTTAGGGGAAAGAGTTTTTAGTGAAGTTGCTCTTGGTGCGTATTTAAATACGGTGCAGCGTGACGATAATGCTTTTAAGTCTATAAATTCAAAACGATGTGATTTCTTAATTATCAACCGTTATGGTCAGCCCATATGCGCTGTGGAGTATCAAGGAAAAGAACATTATCAAGGAACAGCTCGTCACCGTGATGCGATTAAGGCAATCGCCCATGAAAAAGCAGGTGTGGCATTTCTTGAACTTTTCCCAGAAGATTCAAAAGATATTATTCATGCCAAGCTGGAAAGAGCGTTAGCGGCGTAA
- the moaA gene encoding GTP 3',8-cyclase MoaA has translation MKDTFGRTITYLRVSVTDRCDFRCTYCMAEDMTFLPRQEILSFEEMERICTAFINRGVTKIRLTGGEPLVRHGIMDLIAQLSHHLKTGALKELTLTTNGSQLSKRADQLAELGVKRINVSLDTLNAARFAEITRHGKLETVLAGLEAAKQAGLKVKINTVALKGQTDEELDDLLQFVADNGFDLTFIETMPLGEIGGSRVDHYLPLTEVRANIAKRWTIEESDYNSGGPARYVDVAETGKRIGFITPLSHGFCESCNRMRLTCKGTLFMCLGQDGNVDLREVVRSSESNEPLQAAIDKALNLKPEGHEFIIEEGRDGPALNRHMSVTGG, from the coding sequence ATGAAGGATACCTTCGGTCGTACCATCACATATTTGCGTGTTTCCGTCACAGACCGCTGTGATTTTCGTTGTACCTATTGTATGGCGGAAGATATGACCTTTTTACCTCGCCAAGAGATTCTGTCTTTTGAAGAGATGGAACGGATTTGCACGGCCTTTATCAATCGCGGTGTGACAAAAATTCGCTTAACTGGTGGGGAACCATTGGTGCGCCACGGTATTATGGATTTAATTGCACAGCTCAGCCATCATTTAAAAACAGGCGCGTTGAAAGAACTGACCTTGACGACCAACGGGTCGCAACTGTCAAAACGTGCAGATCAACTGGCGGAACTTGGGGTAAAGCGCATCAATGTGTCTCTGGATACGCTTAATGCCGCCCGTTTTGCCGAGATTACCCGCCATGGCAAGCTGGAAACGGTTTTGGCTGGCTTGGAAGCAGCGAAACAGGCGGGGTTAAAGGTCAAAATCAATACAGTGGCTTTGAAAGGTCAGACGGACGAAGAACTGGATGACCTTTTACAGTTTGTTGCCGATAACGGTTTTGACCTGACCTTTATTGAAACCATGCCCTTAGGCGAAATTGGTGGATCTCGTGTGGACCATTATTTGCCGTTGACTGAAGTGCGGGCCAATATTGCCAAACGTTGGACAATTGAAGAATCTGATTATAATTCCGGCGGTCCGGCACGTTATGTCGATGTGGCTGAGACAGGCAAACGTATTGGCTTTATTACGCCGCTAAGTCATGGGTTTTGTGAGAGCTGCAACCGTATGCGCCTGACCTGTAAGGGCACATTGTTTATGTGTTTGGGCCAGGATGGGAATGTGGATTTACGCGAAGTCGTACGTTCATCTGAAAGTAATGAACCGTTACAGGCCGCCATTGACAAGGCTTTGAACCTTAAGCCGGAAGGTCATGAGTTTATTATTGAAGAAGGGCGTGATGGTCCGGCCTTAAATCGTCATATGAGCGTGACAGGCGGATAA
- a CDS encoding YigZ family protein, whose translation MKTLSIPAFEETEEKKSRFLAFLCPYDQYEDTLNKLREQHPKANHHVSAFRYFDTDKRLHEGAKDDGEPSGSAGMPTLKVLQGYELVNVAVIIVRYFGGIKLGTGGMARAYAGATKSVCEIAELQTFAHQATTTLCADFNRTSDLERLLSPDMVQERRYTESGIEIDICGDEETVTNLELKWQAMNY comes from the coding sequence ATGAAAACCCTCTCGATTCCCGCTTTTGAAGAAACAGAAGAGAAAAAATCACGTTTTCTCGCCTTTCTCTGCCCTTATGACCAGTATGAAGACACGCTAAACAAGCTGCGTGAACAGCATCCAAAAGCCAATCATCATGTCTCTGCCTTTCGTTATTTCGATACAGATAAACGACTGCATGAAGGGGCCAAAGACGATGGTGAACCCAGTGGCTCTGCTGGAATGCCCACCTTAAAGGTTCTTCAAGGCTATGAACTGGTAAATGTTGCTGTGATCATCGTGCGTTATTTCGGTGGTATCAAGCTTGGCACGGGTGGCATGGCACGCGCTTATGCAGGGGCGACCAAATCCGTCTGTGAAATCGCTGAACTGCAAACTTTCGCCCATCAAGCCACCACAACCTTATGTGCCGATTTCAATCGCACCAGTGATCTGGAACGGTTGTTATCCCCAGATATGGTTCAAGAACGCCGCTACACAGAAAGCGGCATTGAAATTGATATCTGCGGTGATGAAGAGACTGTCACAAATCTGGAGCTAAAATGGCAGGCTATGAATTATTAA
- the ftsH gene encoding ATP-dependent zinc metalloprotease FtsH: MNFSRNLALWVIIALLIFALFNLFQSSSQHMDQSTVPFSTLMDAVEEGKVQDVVIQDNTISGTYRDGIKFQSYAPNDPNLITTLRDKGVKITAMPKDESVSFFSILISWFPMLLLIGVWIFFMRQMQGGGGKAMGFGKSKARQLTEKQGRVTFEDVAGIEEAKQELEEVVEFLKDPSKFQRLGGKIPRGCLLVGPPGTGKTLLARAIAGEANVPFFTISGSDFVEMFVGVGASRVRDMFEQGKKNAPCIIFIDEIDAVGRHRGAGLGGGNDEREQTLNQLLVEMDGFTDNEGVILIAATNRPDVLDPALLRPGRFDRQVVVPNPDIQGREHILQVHMKKVPLGPDVDAHTIARGTPGFSGADLANLVNEAALLAARRNKRLVTNAEFEDAKDKVMMGAERKSMVMSDEEKKLTAFHEAGHALCALHMEASDPIHKATIIPRGRALGMVMRLPEADRVSLSVEKLRADLVVAFGGRVAEELCFGADKVTTGASNDIKQATNMAKHMVMEWGMSEKLGPIAYSENEQEVFLGHSVTQTQNNSEETAKAIDSEVRNIIDVAYKKAEEILTKYRDQLDIIGDGLIEYETLTGDEIKELIDGNPPKRGGSGPANGEKRRSSIPTAGQKKDSSDGNGVEPEPQPGE, from the coding sequence GTGAACTTTAGCAGGAACCTGGCGTTATGGGTCATTATCGCATTGCTGATCTTTGCGCTGTTCAATCTGTTCCAAAGCTCCAGCCAGCATATGGACCAGTCGACTGTACCGTTCTCCACCCTGATGGATGCGGTTGAAGAAGGCAAAGTCCAGGATGTGGTTATTCAGGATAATACGATCAGCGGGACATATCGTGATGGCATTAAGTTCCAGTCTTATGCGCCGAACGATCCAAACCTGATTACCACGCTACGTGACAAAGGTGTGAAAATCACGGCGATGCCGAAAGATGAAAGCGTGTCTTTCTTCTCCATCCTGATTAGCTGGTTCCCGATGTTGCTGTTGATCGGTGTTTGGATTTTCTTCATGCGCCAGATGCAAGGCGGTGGCGGTAAAGCCATGGGCTTTGGTAAATCCAAGGCGCGCCAGCTGACAGAAAAGCAAGGCCGTGTGACCTTTGAAGATGTCGCGGGTATCGAAGAAGCCAAGCAGGAACTGGAAGAGGTGGTTGAATTCCTTAAAGACCCATCCAAGTTCCAGCGTCTAGGCGGTAAAATTCCACGCGGTTGTCTGCTGGTTGGCCCTCCGGGAACAGGTAAGACATTGCTGGCCCGTGCCATTGCCGGGGAAGCCAACGTTCCGTTCTTCACCATTTCCGGTTCTGACTTCGTTGAAATGTTCGTTGGTGTCGGTGCATCACGTGTTCGTGACATGTTTGAACAGGGCAAGAAAAACGCCCCTTGTATCATTTTTATTGACGAGATTGACGCGGTGGGTCGTCATCGTGGTGCCGGCCTTGGCGGTGGTAACGATGAACGCGAACAGACATTGAACCAGTTGCTGGTGGAAATGGATGGTTTCACCGATAACGAAGGTGTGATTCTGATTGCGGCGACCAACCGTCCAGACGTTCTGGACCCGGCATTGTTGCGCCCCGGTCGTTTTGACCGTCAGGTTGTTGTGCCGAACCCGGATATTCAGGGCCGTGAGCATATCTTGCAAGTTCACATGAAAAAAGTGCCGTTGGGTCCGGATGTGGATGCACATACAATTGCGCGTGGCACACCGGGTTTTTCTGGTGCAGACCTTGCTAACCTTGTGAACGAAGCAGCCTTGTTGGCGGCACGTCGTAACAAGCGTCTGGTGACAAATGCAGAATTTGAAGATGCCAAAGACAAGGTCATGATGGGTGCAGAGCGCAAATCCATGGTCATGTCTGATGAAGAGAAAAAACTCACAGCCTTCCACGAAGCGGGTCATGCGCTGTGTGCCCTTCATATGGAAGCTTCTGACCCGATCCATAAGGCGACAATCATTCCACGTGGTCGTGCGTTGGGGATGGTGATGCGCCTGCCTGAAGCAGACCGTGTGTCTCTGTCCGTTGAAAAACTGCGTGCTGATCTGGTTGTTGCTTTTGGTGGCCGTGTGGCAGAGGAACTCTGCTTTGGTGCTGATAAGGTGACAACGGGTGCGTCTAACGACATCAAGCAAGCTACCAACATGGCCAAACATATGGTGATGGAATGGGGCATGTCTGAAAAGCTTGGTCCGATTGCCTATAGCGAGAATGAACAGGAAGTTTTCTTGGGCCATTCAGTCACGCAAACGCAGAATAATTCTGAAGAAACAGCAAAAGCCATTGATTCAGAAGTTCGTAACATCATTGATGTCGCCTATAAGAAGGCTGAAGAAATTCTGACGAAATATCGTGACCAACTGGATATCATTGGTGACGGGTTGATTGAATATGAAACCCTGACAGGTGATGAGATCAAAGAGTTGATTGATGGCAATCCACCCAAGCGCGGTGGTTCTGGTCCAGCCAATGGCGAAAAACGCCGCAGCAGTATTCCAACTGCGGGCCAGAAAAAAGACTCATCGGATGGCAATGGTGTTGAGCCTGAGCCACAGCCGGGTGAGTAA
- the glmM gene encoding phosphoglucosamine mutase produces the protein MTRKFFGTDGIRGTANSYPMTAEIAMKVGMAAGHYFVRGDHRHRVVIGKDTRLSGYMIEPALVAGFTAMGMDVLLVGPMPTPAVAMLTHSMRCDLGVMISASHNPFGDNGIKLFGPDGFKLPDEVELKLEELIESDLSSKFVAPDQLGRAKRLDDASGRYVEFAKNTFPDDLRLDGLKIVLDCANGAAYNVAPEVLWELGAEVIPVGVNPNGFNINKECGSTYTATLSEQVVAHQADIGIALDGDADRVIICDEHGQVVDGDQIMGLVTTHMHKRGLLKGGGLVATVMSNMGLEKYLEDYGLTLERTQVGDRYVVERMRNDGFNVGGEQSGHIVLGDYATTGDGLVAALQVLAVVVEQGKPTSEVCKLFEPFPQILKNVRYGATFPLDEDSVKEAISSGEERLNGCGRVLIRKSGTEPLIRVMAEGQDSQLVEQVVDDIVAAVSAVA, from the coding sequence ATGACACGTAAATTCTTTGGTACAGATGGTATTCGCGGCACAGCCAACAGTTATCCCATGACGGCGGAAATCGCCATGAAAGTCGGGATGGCGGCAGGTCATTATTTTGTACGCGGCGATCACCGCCACCGTGTGGTGATTGGTAAAGATACCCGTTTGTCCGGTTATATGATTGAACCTGCGCTTGTGGCTGGCTTTACCGCCATGGGGATGGATGTGTTGCTGGTTGGTCCCATGCCGACCCCGGCGGTGGCCATGTTGACCCATTCCATGCGTTGTGATTTGGGCGTGATGATTTCAGCATCCCACAATCCCTTTGGCGATAACGGCATTAAGCTGTTCGGCCCGGATGGATTTAAGCTGCCAGATGAGGTAGAGCTGAAACTGGAAGAGCTGATTGAAAGTGATCTGTCTTCGAAATTTGTCGCACCGGATCAATTGGGCCGGGCGAAACGTTTGGATGATGCCTCTGGCCGTTATGTGGAATTTGCCAAAAATACCTTCCCAGATGATTTGCGCCTTGATGGCTTAAAGATCGTACTCGATTGTGCAAATGGCGCGGCTTATAACGTGGCCCCGGAAGTCTTGTGGGAATTGGGTGCGGAAGTCATTCCGGTGGGGGTGAATCCCAATGGCTTTAACATCAATAAAGAATGTGGCTCAACCTACACGGCGACCTTGAGTGAACAGGTTGTGGCCCATCAGGCCGATATTGGTATTGCCCTTGATGGGGATGCAGACCGGGTGATTATTTGTGATGAACATGGTCAGGTGGTTGATGGCGATCAGATCATGGGGCTAGTTACGACCCATATGCATAAACGCGGTCTGTTAAAAGGCGGCGGTTTGGTGGCAACTGTCATGTCCAACATGGGGCTTGAAAAATACCTGGAAGATTACGGACTGACGCTGGAGCGTACACAGGTTGGTGATCGCTATGTGGTGGAACGCATGCGCAATGATGGCTTTAATGTGGGTGGGGAACAATCCGGTCACATCGTGTTGGGCGATTATGCCACAACTGGGGACGGTTTGGTTGCGGCCTTGCAGGTTTTGGCTGTGGTGGTGGAACAAGGCAAGCCAACCTCAGAAGTCTGCAAACTGTTTGAACCTTTCCCGCAAATCTTGAAAAATGTGCGTTATGGTGCAACCTTCCCGCTGGATGAAGACAGTGTGAAAGAGGCGATTTCTTCTGGGGAAGAGCGCTTAAATGGCTGTGGCCGGGTCTTGATCCGCAAATCAGGCACTGAACCGCTGATCCGCGTTATGGCCGAAGGTCAGGATTCACAGCTTGTGGAACAGGTTGTGGACGATATTGTCGCTGCGGTTTCTGCGGTCGCATGA
- the tilS gene encoding tRNA lysidine(34) synthetase TilS, which translates to MQLSTQSFADLMKPLPEVGAKFAVAVSGGADSLALCLLAHEWAQNHGKELVALSVDHGLRVESAQECLWVQQALKTRGISHHILVWEGEKPKSDIQAAARAARYGLMAQWCAEQGVADVFVAHHQDDQAETFLLRLARGSGVEGLSAMRPYSQQGGINLYRPLLSCPKASLIAYLKENDQDWIEDPSNRNEAYERVKIRQAREILSELGLTPVRLAQTAQAMARTRDVMARLCRDWLESYVGMEEAGYVRLDMAGLWACEDEIILRSLSRIGMAVAGGAYPPRFEKLQHLLKKLRQGEDATLMGCRWFGQENHVFVCREVRKTELKEKIYHIDNHHSFANVDVRLLGQEGWENILSHQPDLKSLDQPRPVIYAMVSFWDNEGVLAVPHLEYVRMGECFEAELTLIAKKRLFA; encoded by the coding sequence ATGCAACTAAGCACACAGTCTTTTGCAGACTTAATGAAGCCCCTGCCTGAGGTCGGGGCAAAATTTGCCGTGGCGGTTTCCGGCGGGGCAGATAGCCTTGCCCTGTGCCTGTTGGCTCATGAATGGGCACAAAATCATGGAAAAGAACTGGTTGCCTTAAGCGTTGATCACGGTTTGCGTGTTGAGTCTGCTCAGGAATGCCTGTGGGTGCAGCAGGCCCTGAAAACACGGGGCATTTCCCATCATATTTTGGTTTGGGAAGGGGAAAAGCCGAAAAGTGATATTCAGGCGGCTGCGCGTGCTGCCCGTTATGGTTTGATGGCTCAGTGGTGTGCAGAACAAGGTGTTGCAGACGTCTTTGTCGCTCATCACCAAGATGATCAGGCGGAGACATTTCTGTTGCGTTTGGCGCGTGGCAGTGGGGTGGAGGGGCTATCGGCTATGCGTCCCTATAGCCAGCAAGGGGGGATAAACCTGTATCGTCCGCTCTTATCCTGCCCGAAAGCCAGCTTGATAGCCTATTTAAAGGAAAATGATCAGGATTGGATTGAAGACCCTTCCAATCGTAATGAGGCTTATGAACGGGTGAAAATTCGCCAAGCCCGTGAAATCTTAAGTGAGTTGGGGCTCACACCTGTCCGATTGGCCCAAACAGCGCAGGCAATGGCGCGCACCCGTGATGTGATGGCCCGGCTGTGTCGGGACTGGCTGGAAAGCTATGTGGGGATGGAGGAGGCCGGTTATGTCCGCTTGGATATGGCGGGACTTTGGGCATGTGAAGATGAGATTATCCTGCGCAGCCTGTCGCGAATCGGTATGGCCGTGGCTGGGGGGGCGTATCCCCCACGTTTTGAGAAATTACAGCATTTGCTGAAGAAGCTTAGGCAAGGAGAAGATGCCACCTTGATGGGCTGTCGCTGGTTTGGGCAGGAAAACCACGTGTTTGTTTGCCGTGAGGTACGAAAAACGGAGCTAAAAGAAAAGATTTATCATATTGATAATCATCATTCTTTCGCCAATGTTGATGTGCGATTACTGGGGCAGGAAGGCTGGGAGAATATTCTGTCTCACCAACCAGATCTGAAAAGCTTAGACCAGCCTCGTCCTGTGATTTATGCCATGGTGTCTTTTTGGGATAATGAGGGGGTTTTGGCTGTCCCGCATTTGGAATATGTACGTATGGGCGAATGTTTTGAGGCTGAATTGACATTAATTGCTAAAAAACGGCTGTTTGCATAA
- the thiD gene encoding bifunctional hydroxymethylpyrimidine kinase/phosphomethylpyrimidine kinase, whose protein sequence is MTGRVLIIAGSDSGGGAGIQADLKTVTCLGGYAMTAITALTAQNTHGVSAIHDVPADFIKEQIRVVLTDLGADCLKTGMLSQPATIHAICDVLDELGMDIPMVVDPVMVAKGGASLLAQQALEALKTRLIPRATVLTPNVPEAESLTGLVIQSAEDMKKAAEKLFELGPQAVLMKGGHLHEESTAVTDYLFASDGMVHIFEGQRLKTRHTHGTGCTTASAIACGIAQGMSVDKAVKRAKGYVFEAIRTAPGYGGGHGPLNHGHTVKG, encoded by the coding sequence ATGACGGGCCGTGTCCTGATCATTGCGGGTTCTGACAGTGGCGGGGGCGCTGGTATTCAGGCGGACCTGAAAACCGTCACCTGCCTGGGGGGCTATGCCATGACGGCAATTACGGCCCTGACCGCGCAAAATACCCATGGGGTGAGTGCCATCCATGATGTGCCCGCTGATTTTATTAAAGAACAAATCCGTGTCGTGTTGACGGACCTTGGGGCGGATTGTCTCAAAACTGGGATGCTTAGCCAGCCTGCGACCATTCATGCCATCTGTGATGTGCTGGATGAATTGGGGATGGATATTCCCATGGTCGTGGACCCGGTGATGGTAGCTAAAGGCGGGGCGTCTTTACTGGCCCAACAAGCTCTTGAGGCCCTGAAAACCCGCTTGATCCCGCGTGCGACTGTTCTGACGCCCAATGTACCGGAAGCCGAAAGCCTAACCGGGCTTGTTATTCAATCAGCTGAAGATATGAAAAAAGCGGCTGAAAAATTGTTTGAGCTGGGGCCACAAGCGGTTTTGATGAAAGGCGGTCATTTACATGAAGAATCGACTGCGGTAACAGATTACTTGTTTGCATCTGATGGCATGGTTCACATCTTTGAAGGCCAACGGCTGAAAACTCGCCATACCCATGGTACGGGTTGCACTACCGCATCGGCCATTGCCTGTGGCATTGCCCAAGGTATGAGCGTGGATAAAGCGGTCAAACGAGCCAAAGGGTATGTGTTTGAAGCCATCCGTACGGCACCCGGCTATGGCGGGGGGCATGGGCCGTTAAATCACGGTCATACCGTCAAGGGATAA
- a CDS encoding NAD kinase, translated as MAHPKIAFVAGKTDTAQDAMSKLCGKYDHVTPDKADVIVALGGDGFMLRTLHKYLHLKKPVFGMNRGSVGFLMNEYREDDLMERIGRMESFEIHPLRMEAECKGGKHHEAIAYNEVSLFRETGQAAHIRVSVDDVVRLEEMVCDGLLISTPAGSTAYNMSAYGPILPLGAGVLALTAISAYRPRRWRGAILPHSASVSFEILNEEKRPVGVSADFNEFRDVLKVKVYEDRSLYSMVLYDPEHNLEERILQEQFMG; from the coding sequence ATGGCTCATCCCAAGATTGCGTTTGTCGCGGGTAAAACAGATACCGCACAGGATGCGATGTCCAAACTATGTGGCAAGTATGACCATGTGACACCGGATAAGGCCGATGTGATTGTCGCCCTTGGCGGGGATGGCTTTATGCTGCGTACCCTTCATAAATATCTTCACCTTAAAAAGCCTGTTTTTGGAATGAATCGCGGGTCGGTCGGTTTCTTGATGAATGAATATCGTGAAGATGATCTGATGGAACGCATTGGCCGTATGGAATCTTTTGAAATCCATCCCTTGCGCATGGAAGCGGAATGTAAAGGCGGTAAACACCACGAGGCCATCGCTTATAATGAAGTCTCCTTATTTCGCGAAACTGGCCAAGCGGCCCATATCCGCGTCAGTGTGGATGATGTGGTGCGATTGGAAGAAATGGTCTGTGATGGGCTGTTGATCTCGACCCCGGCAGGGTCCACGGCCTATAACATGTCCGCCTATGGCCCTATTTTGCCGCTGGGGGCGGGGGTTTTGGCCTTAACAGCGATCTCAGCCTATCGTCCTCGACGTTGGCGTGGGGCGATTTTGCCACATAGTGCCTCCGTAAGTTTTGAAATTCTCAATGAAGAAAAGCGCCCGGTGGGGGTTTCTGCCGACTTTAACGAGTTTCGTGATGTGTTGAAGGTGAAAGTCTATGAAGACCGTAGCCTTTATTCCATGGTGCTGTATGACCCAGAACATAATCTGGAAGAACGTATCTTACAGGAACAGTTTATGGGGTAG
- a CDS encoding sensor domain-containing diguanylate cyclase, which yields MVDFFWDDRDGTEQAVQTQQHLMDTQERLGALLDLLPNVIPMGLLIHQPQAMLFVNNEVCRMFNTSHDDMLGKHLLDFMTDELRERLLPLFMNAFHDPNPVNLSEVELHTQDGSCHIVNISIGRLPWEGLHCVQIVLQDVTELIMKERELVRLSMTDPLTGAYNRRYFMQEAGKALEKAHETNCPLSLIIFDLDWFKQINDSYGHDAGDDVLKMVVSLWHDHSRHMNMSDERSNDSHLARIGGEEFAVTLPQTDLNSAIGFAERIRKLIEKSTVHSGEHEVKVTGSFGVTTFHQGDSLDDMFRRADKALYQSKEGGRNRVTSE from the coding sequence TTGGTTGATTTCTTTTGGGATGACCGCGACGGCACTGAACAGGCCGTACAGACTCAACAACATTTGATGGATACACAAGAACGTCTTGGTGCGTTGCTGGACCTTCTGCCAAATGTGATCCCCATGGGGTTGCTGATCCATCAGCCCCAAGCCATGCTGTTTGTCAATAATGAAGTCTGCCGCATGTTTAACACCAGTCATGATGACATGCTGGGGAAACACTTGCTTGACTTTATGACCGATGAATTACGCGAAAGACTGCTCCCCCTGTTTATGAATGCCTTTCACGATCCCAACCCGGTCAATCTTTCCGAAGTTGAATTGCATACACAGGATGGCAGCTGTCATATTGTGAATATCAGCATTGGTCGCCTGCCGTGGGAAGGCTTGCATTGTGTGCAAATCGTTCTTCAAGACGTCACAGAACTGATCATGAAAGAACGTGAATTGGTCCGCCTGTCCATGACAGACCCGCTCACAGGGGCCTATAATCGCCGCTATTTCATGCAAGAAGCAGGCAAGGCCCTTGAAAAAGCTCACGAGACAAACTGTCCTCTCAGCCTGATTATCTTTGATTTGGACTGGTTTAAACAAATCAATGACAGTTATGGTCACGATGCCGGGGATGATGTCCTCAAAATGGTGGTTTCGCTTTGGCATGATCATTCACGCCACATGAATATGAGTGATGAACGCAGTAACGACAGCCACCTTGCCCGAATCGGTGGGGAAGAATTTGCCGTCACCCTGCCCCAGACGGACCTGAACAGCGCCATTGGCTTTGCCGAACGCATTCGTAAGCTCATTGAAAAAAGCACCGTTCATAGCGGTGAACATGAAGTCAAAGTTACAGGCAGCTTTGGTGTCACAACCTTTCATCAGGGCGACAGCCTGGATGACATGTTCCGCCGGGCAGATAAAGCGCTTTATCAATCCAAAGAAGGCGGACGCAACCGGGTAACAAGCGAATAA